The DNA segment GCATCCGGTCCTGCTTCGTCGTCGGGGAGGGCTACGAGTGCCTGCTCACCGCCGACTACAGCCAGATCGAGATGCGGATCATGGCCGACCTGTCCGACGACGCGGGGCTGATCAGCGCGTTCCACTCCGGAGAAGACCTGCACACGACGGTCGCCTCCCGGGTGTTCGCCGTTGCCCCTGAGGCGGTGTCGGCCGAGATGCGCCGGCGGATCAAGGCCATGTCGTACGGCCTGGCGTACGGGCTGTCGCCGTACGGGCTCTCGCAGCAGCTCGGTATCACCCCGGACGAGGCCAAGGTGCTCATGGAGGACTACTTCGCGCGCTTCGGCGGGGTCCGCGACTACCTGCGCGAGGTGGTCGACGAGGCGCGGGTCTCCGGCTGGACGCAGACCGTGCTCGGTCGGCGGCGCTACCTACCCGACCTGACCAGCGACAACCGGCAACGTCGCGAGATGGCCGAGCGTATGGCGTTGAACGCGCCGATCCAGGGTTCGGCCGCGGACATCATCAAAGTCGCCATGCTCGGCGTCGACCGCGCCCTGCGGGACGGCGGGCTGGCCTCGCGGCTGCTGCTGCAGGTGCATGACGAGCTCGTGCTGGAGGTCGCGCCGGGGGAGCGGGCGGCAGTCGAGGAGCTGGTCCGCGCCGAGATGGGCGCCGCCTACCTCCTCAAGGTGCCGCTCGACGTCTCGATCGGCGTGGGCTCGACCTGGCACGACGCCGGCCACTGATGGCAGCTCGCCAGCGGTGGCCGGGGCCGCGCGCCGGTACGACGCGGTTCCGGCGTACCGGAACTGCCCGGTTCCGCGCGGTGCGCCGCGGACTGGCCGGCTGCCTCGCGGCGATCGCCCTGGTCGCGCTGAGCGCCTGCACCGGGACAGCAGGGCCGGAGCCGAGCAGCGGGCCTCCGGCGTTGCACAGCTGTGAGCAGGTGGCCTGCACGGGGGTTCTCGACGGGGCGGCTTACGAGATCCTGCTGCCACGCGGCGCCTGGAACGGCACCCTGCTGCTGTTCTCCCACGGCTACCGCGCGGCGCAGCCATGGCCCCCGGCATTCGCTCCGGTCAGCACCGAGCCGGAACCGGCGCCGGGCTGGAGCAGTGGCCGTCGCGAGATCGGGCAGCAGCTCCTGGACGCCGGCTACGCTCTGGCCGGTTCGGCGTACCCGGCCAACGGGTGGGCTGTCGCCGACGGTGTGGCGGCGGGCGCGTCGCTGATCGATTTCTTCCGCACGCAGGTCGGCACGCCGCAGCGGGTGTACGGCTGGGGCGAGTCGCTCGGCGGCCTCATCACCGTGGAACTGGCCGAGCGCGAACCCGAGTTGCTGCAGGGTGCCGTGGCCGTCTGCGCGCCGCTGGCCGGCGTCGTCCCGCTGTTCGATCTGGGCCTCGACGTGGCGTACGGCGTCCGGCAGCTGCTGGTGCCATCCCTGCAGCTGACCGGCTTCGCCAGCTACGCCGACGCGGTGAGTGCCCTGTCCGCCGCGGCGACCGCCGTGATGCAGGCCGCCCGCGACCCGGCCGGTCCCGGCGGGGCGACGCTGTTGCTGCTCGACGCCCTGGGCGACGGGCCTACCCGGACGCTGAACTTCGACGGCCACGACCGCAGCTCCCAGGTGTCCGCTGCCGCCGAGACGGTCGTCGGCGCGCTGGCCTACGGCACGGTCGGGCGGTACGAGGTCGAGCAGCGGCTCGGCGGCAACCTGTCCGGCAACGTCGGGACCGACTACGCGGCCCGGGTGACCGCAGCCGAAGCGGCCGTGATCGACGCTTCCGATGCCGGCGCCACGCAGCGCGCGCTCGCGGCCCTGGCCGGCGGCGCGCGGGTTGCGGCCGATCCGGCAGCGGTGCGGGCGGCAGCGTCGCTGGGCGATCCGCAGGGCGACCTGACCTTGCCGCTGGTCACTGTCCACACCGCGGCCGATCCGGTCGTCATCGTCCCCAACGAGACGTGGTACCGGACCCGCGCGGAAGCGGCCGGTGCCGCCGATCGGCTGCGCCAGTACGTGACGGTGCCACCGGCCAGCTATCCACAGCAGCCGGGAGCGCCGTACGGGGCCGGCCACTGCAACGTCACCGACCAGACCTGGACCGGCGCGGTGAACCTCCTCGACTCCTGGGTTCGTTCCGGCGTCGCGCCGACCGACAGCCAGGCGACGGCGGCCTTCGGGCCCGACTCCGGGCTGGATCCGGCGTACGTGCTGCCACCCTGGCCAGCCGGCGACCCCACCGTGCAGCCGTAGCCCACTGCAGCCGTAGCCCACTGCAGCCGTAGCCCACTGCAGCCGTAGCCCCACTGCGGCCGTAGCCCCGCCGTGCGGCCGTCATGCTGGCGCTCCCGTGGTGCCGTCGGCGCCGCGACCCCGCTGGGCCCTCAGCGCCGGTGGGTGCAGAAGATCGCGGTGCCCGGCACCAGCCGGCCGCGCAACGCCGACCAGCCGCCCCAGACGCCGTCGTGCCCGTCCGGCCACGGCGGCTCGACTAGGTCGTCCAGGACGAAGCCGGTGTCCCGCAACAGCCTGACGAGCTCGCCCAGCGTTCGGTGATGCTCGACGTACGTCGGTGTCCCGGCGGCGTCGAACTCGACGTACGCGCGGGTGTCCCAATACGACATGGTCACGGTGAGGCCGGCCGGGCCCGGGTCGTCCGGCAGCGACCAGCGGATCGGGTGGGTCTGCGACCAGACCCACCGGCCGCCGGGCCGCAGCACCCGGCCGACCTCGGCGAACAGCTGGGCCAGGTCGGCGACGAACGGCACCGCGCCGTACGCCGAGCAGACCAGGTCGAAGACGCCATCGGCGAAGGGCAAGGCGACGGCGTCGGCCTGCACGACCGGGACGGCAGAACCCAGCTCGGCGTCGATCTGCCGGGCGTGCCGCAGCTGTCCGGCCGCCAGGTCGAGGCCGACCGCCTCCGCCCCCTGGCCGCGCAGCCAGCGGGCGCAGGACGCCGCGCCGCAGCCGAGTTCCAGCACGCGCAGCCCCGCGGTCGGCCCGAGCAGGCCCGCCTCGGCTTCGTCGAGGCCCTCGGGCCCCCACACGAAGCGAGCCGTACCGAGGAAGCTCCCGTGATCGGCCTGGTAGGCGTCGGCGGTGGTGTCCCAGTAGTGACGCGATGCCCGCGTCGACGCCGCCTGGTCCAGCCGGGTGCGCGCCGCGCTGCCGGTGTCGTCCCCGCTGTCGGCCACGCTGCTGTCGTCCCCGCTGTCGGCCACGCTGGTGTCGTCCCCGCTGTCAGCCATGCTGGTGTCGTCCCAGCTGTCAGCCACGCCGTGTCCGTCGTCGTCGCGATCACCGGGCGTAGCCGCCGGGTTTGACCCTGTCAACGCCACCTCCCTATCCTGGCCGGTGCGCCGTGGGTCCCGCGCGAGTCTCAGACCGAGTAGGCCCGCGTCGTTCATGTCGTCTCCGCCGGTTCTGTACGCCCGTGGCCGTCCCACGCCGTTCCGACCTGACAGCGCGGCAGGTGAACGACGGGTCCATGGCGTCCCATCTCGACCCAACCCGCCCGGAGCGAACACCCTCCATGACCCCATCCGCCACCAGCACGCTCATCAACCCCGCGACAACCGCGCCCCAGGTCGCGGTGAACGACATCGGCAGCGCTGAGGACTTCCTCGCCGCCATCGAACTGACCATCAAGCCGTTCAACGACGGCGACATCGTCAGCGGGACCGTCGTCAAGGTCGACCGCGACGAGGTTCTGGTCGACATCGGCTACAAGACCGAGGGCATCGTCCCCTCGCGTGAACTGTCGATCAAGCACGACATCGACCCGCACGAGGTCGTCACCGTCGGCGACGAGATCGAGGCCCTGGTCCTGCAGAAGGAGGACAAGGAGGGCCGGCTGATCCTGTCCAAGAAGCGCGCCCAGTACGAGCGCGCCTGGGGCACGATCGAGAAGATCAAGGACGAGGAAGGCGTCGTCGAGGGCACCGTCATCGAGGTCGTCAAGGGCGGCCTCATCCTCGACATCGGCCTGCGGGGCTTCCTGCCGGCATCGCTGGTCGAGATGCGGCGGGTCCGCGACCTGCAGCCGTACGTCGGCCGCACCCTCGAGGCCAAGATCATCGAGCTGGACAAGAACCGGAACAACGTGGTGCTGTCCCGCCGGGCCTGGCTCGAGCAGACCCAGAGTGAGGTCCGGCAGAACTTCCTCACCCAACTGCAGAAGGGCCAGATCCGGTCCGGCGTCGTGTCGAGCATCGTGAACTTCGGTGCCTTCGTCGACCTCGGCGGCGTCGACGGCCTGGTCCACGTGTCGGAGCTGTCCTGGAAGCACATCGATCACCCGTCCGAGGTGGTCGAGGTCGGCCAGGAGGTCACCGTGGAGGTGCTCGACGTCGACCTGGACCGAGAGCGCGTCTCCTTGTCGCTCAAGGCGACTCAGGAAGACCCGTGGCAGCAGTTCGCTCGGACGCACCAGATCGGCCAGGTCGTGCCGGGCAAGGTCACGAAGCTGGTCCCGTTCGGCGCGTTCGTCCGGGTGGACGACGGCATCGAGGGCCTGGTCCACATCTCCGAACTCGCCGAACGCCACGTCGAGATTCCCGAGCAGGTCGTCGGCGTCAACGACGAGATCTTCGTCAAGGTCATCGACATCGACCTGGAGCGGCGCCGTATCTCGTTGTCGCTCAAGCAGGCCAACGAGTCGACCTCCGGCGGCGCAGCTGCCGACGACTTCGACCCCTACCTGTACGGCATGGCTCCGTCGTACGACGACGCCGGCGGCTACATCGGGCCGGAAGGCTTCGACGCCGAGACAGGGGAGTGGAAGGAAGGCTTCGACGCCGAGCGGGCGACGTGGGAGAAGCAGTACGCCGAAGCCCACGCGCGCTGGGAGGCTCACAAGAAGCAGATCGCGGAGGCGGCAGCCGCCGACGCCGCGGCTGCCGGCGACGCTGCTCCGTCCTCGTACTCGTCGGAGGCCCCCGGCGCGTCGGGCACGCTGGCATCCGACGAAGCGCTGCAGGCGCTGCGGGAGAAGCTGACCGGCGACGCCTGACGGTCGACCAGCACGACGAGGAGCCCCGGACCTGATGGTCCGGGGCTCCTCGTTTGCTGTCGGGCGCAATGCGCTCAAAGCGCCTGGTACCGCCCTCAGACACCCCGGTCCGGCATGCGCCTCTCGGAGCCTGCCGGACCGGCCGCCTAGGGTGACCCCGTGCTGCGAGTGGCGCTGACCGGAGGCATCGGCTCGGGCAAGAGTTCGGTCGCCCGGCGGTTCGCCGAGTTGGGGGCGGCGGTGATCGACGCTGACGCCGTGGCGCGGGAGGTCGTCGAGCCCGGCCAGCCGGCGCTCGCCGAGATCGTCACGGAGTTCGGCCCCGAGGTCGTCGGCCCGGACGGCCGGCTCGATCGCGCCGCGCTGGCAGCGATCGTCTTCGCCGACCGTGCCCGGCTGGCCAAGCTGAACGCGATCACCCACCCGCGGATCGTGGCGCGCAGCGACGAGTTGGCCGCGGCAGCGTCACCGGACGCCGTCCTGGTGTACGACGTGCCCCTGCTCGCACCGGAGTCCGCGGCTCGATTCGACGTCGTCGTCGTGGTCGATGCACCGGAGGAGGCGCGGCTGCAACGACTGGCGGGCCGCGGCCTGGCCCGTGCGGACGCGACAGCGCGGATGGCGTCGCAGCCGGACAGGGCGGACCTGATCGCGCTTGCGGACATCGTCATCGACAACAGCGGTGAGCCGGCTGACCTGCGACGGCGGGTCGACGAGGTCTGGGCAGAGCTGACCACGGCCCGCTGACCGGGCCGGCCACCACCACCGCTGACCGGGCCGGAATGACTTCCGGACTGACGACCGCCGCTGACCGGGCCGGAGTGACATCTGCGCTGACCACTGCCGCTGTCCGGTTCCGGCCGACCCTCCCGCTGCGGCCCCTGCGGCCGCGGACGAAGGCTGTCGGTCCGGCGTCGTACCGTGGTCGGCATGCCGCGCCCGGTCAACCCGCACCTGCGGGCCGTCCATCCCTTCCAGGTCGTGTCGGAGTTCCAGCCCTCCGGCGACCAGCCCGCCGCGATCGAGGAGCTGGCCCGGCGGATCCAGGGGGGCGCCCGCGACGCGGTGCTGTTGGGAGCCACCGGCACGGGCAAGAGTGCCACCACGGCGTGGCTGGTGGAGCGGCTGCAACGCCCGACGCTGGTCATGGCACACAACAAGACGCTGGCCGCCCAGCTGGCCAACGAGTTCCGAGAGTTGTTGCCGCACAACGCGGTGGAGTACTTCGTCTCGTACTACGACTACTACCAGCCCGAGGCGTACATCGCGCAGACCGACACCTACATCGAGAAGGACTCCTCGATCAACGAGGAGGTCGAACGGCTCCGGCACTCGGCCACCAGTTCCCTGGTGACCCGCCGCGACGTGCTGGTCGTGGCGACCGTCTCGTGCATCTACGGCCTCGGCGCCCCGGCGGCGTACCTCGACCGCATGCTGCGCCTGAAAGTCGGCGAGTCCACCGACCGCGACGCGATGCTGCGTCACCTCGTCTCGGTGCAGTACGCCCGCAACGACCTGGCGTTCCAGCGCGGCACCTTCCGGGTGCGCGGCGACACCGTGGAGATCTTCCCGGTCTACCAGGAGCATCCGATCCGGGTGGAGATGTTCGGCGACGAGGTCGAGCAGTTGCTGACGCTCCATCCGGTGACCGGCGAGGTGCTCGAGGAGCACCAGGAGGTGTACGTCTTCCCCGCCACGCACTACGTCGCCGGGCCCGAGCCGATGGCGCGCGCGATCACGACTATCGAGGCCGAGTTGGAGCAGCGGCTCGCTGAGCTCGAACGGCAGGGCAAGTTGCTGGAAGCGCAGCGGCTGCGGATGCGGACCAGCTACGACGTCGAGATGATGCGGCAGGTCGGCTTCTGCTCCGGTATCGAGAACTACTCCCGGCACATCGACGGTCGCGCGCCCGGGACGCCACCGCACTGCCTGCTGGACTACTTCCCCGACGACTTCCTGCTGGTCATCGACGAGTCGCACGCCACCGTGCCGCAGATCGGCGGCATGTACGAAGGCGACATGAGCCGCAAGCGCAACCTGGTCGACTTCGGATTCCGGCTTCCCAGCGCGATGGACAACCGGCCGTTGCGGTGGGAGGAGTTCCTCGACCGGATCGGCCAGACGGTCTACCTGTCGGCCACGCCGGGCGCGTACGAGCTGGGCCGGGTCGGCGGCGACGTGGTCGAGCAGGTCATCCGGCCGACCGGCCTGGTCGACCCGGAGATCGTGCTGAAGCCCACCAAGGGCCAGATCGACGACCTCATGGCCGAGATCCGGACGAGGACCGACCGGGACGAGCGCGTCCTGGTCACCACGCTGACCAAGAAGATGGCCGAGGACCTCACCGACTACCTGCTCGAACACGGGATCCGGGTGCGCTACCTGCATTCGGAGGTCGACACACTGCGCCGGGTCGAGCTGCTGCGCGAGCTCCGGCTGGGGACGTTCGACGTCCTCGTCGGGATCAACCTGCTGCGGGAGGGTCTCGACCTGCCGGAAGTCTCGCTGGTGAGCATTCTCGACGCGGACAAGGAGGGCTTCCTGCGTTCGGGGACGTCGCTGATCCAGACCATCGGCCGTGCCGCCCGCAACGTGTCCGGCCAGGTGCACATGTACGCCGACACCGTGACGCCGTCCATGGCGTCGGCGATCGACGAGACCAATCGCCGCCGCGCCAAGCAGGTGGCCTACAACCGTGAGCGGGGGGTCGATCCGCAGCCCCTCCGCAAGAAGATCGCCGACATCACCGACCTCATCGCCCGGGAGGACGCGGACACCGCGGAACTGCTGGGGGGCTCGGGCCGGGCGCAGTCCCGCGGCAAGGCACCGGTGCCGGGCATGGGATCACGAGGGTCCGGCGGTGCCGGCCGGGGCGAAGGGTCGATGCCCGCGGCCGACCTGGCGGCGCTCATCGCCGAGCTGACCACCCAGATGCACGCAGCGGCCGGCGAACTGCAGTTCGAGCTCGCTGCGCGGTACCGCGACGAGGTTGCGGAGTTGAAGAAGGAGTTGCGCGGGATGCGCGCTGCCGGCGTCGGCTGACTCGTCGACGCGCGCTCACCATTCGGGAGCCGCCGGGCCTCGGCGCCGTGGCGCGGCGGACGGGCCGGCCGTCGGTTCGGCAGCGTTCTCAGGAACCCGTAACGTGGAGGACCCGACCCACTCCCGCCGCATCCCGGAGGCTCCCTCACCGTGAACGTGCCCGTCTGGCTCTGGGTCGCGACCCTCGTCGGCCTGGTGGCGATCATCGCCATCGACCTGATCCTGGTGGACAGCCACCCGCATTCGTTCGGAGTGAAGGAGGCGACCCGCTGGGTCCTGGTGTACGTCGCCTTGGCGGTGGCGTTCGGGATCGGGATCTGGATCTGGGCGGGCTCGCAGTACGCCGGTGAGTTCTTCGCCGGCTACATCACCGAGTACAGCCTCAGCGTCGACAACCTGTTCGTCTTCATCGTGATCATGGCGACGTTCGCGGTGCCGCTCGAACAGCAGCACCGCGTGCTGCTGTTCGGTGTCGTCATCGCCCTGGTCCTGCGCGCGGTGCTGATCGTGGTGGGCGCCGCGGCGATCGAGCGTTTCGCCGTAACGTTCTACCTCTTCGGCGCGCTGCTGCTGTTCACCGCCGTCCAACTCCTCCGCAGCAGGAACGAGACACCCGAGCCGGGCAACAACCCCTTGCTCCGGCTGGCCGAGCGCGTGATCCCCACGACCCGCACGTACGACGGATCCCGGCTGTTCACCCGCATCGACGGCCGGCGCCTGGCCACGCCGATGCTGCTGGTGATGATCGCCATCGGGACGACCGACGTCCTGTTCGCCCTCGACTCGATCCCGGCGATCTTCGGCCTCACCCACGAGCCGTTCCTGGTCTTCACCGCGAACGCCTTCGCCCTGATGGGCCTCCGGCAGCTCTTCTTCCTCGTCCGCGGCCTGCTCGACCGGCTGGTGTACCTGTCGATCGGCCTCGCGGTCATCCTGGCGTTCATCGGCGTCAAGCTGGTGCTCCACGCGATTCACGAGACGACGTCGTTGGACGTCCCCGAGGTCTCGATCGGCGTGTCGCTGGCGGTGATCATCGGGGTCCTGATCATCACCACCGTCGCGAGCCTGATCAAGGTGAGCCGCGACCCGTCCGCGGTGTCGCATGTGGGGATGGCGGCCGACGCCGCTCGCGAGGCTGCGGCACACGACGGGGAGGAACTGCAGCGGCTGCGCGGCTATGACGCCACCCACCGAGCCGACCGGCCCGAGGAGTAGGGGAGTCGGGAGGGCCTCAGCGCCCCGCTGCTCTGCTGGCACAGGCCACACACTGCCGGGCTTCCGGCCGGGCGATAAGGCGGTCGGCGGCGATGGGCTGCCGACAGGTCTCGCAGACCCCGTAGTGACCCGCCCTGAGCCGCTCGACGGCCCGGTCCAGCTCGGCCAGCCGCGTCCGGGAGAGGTCCAGCTGCGCTCGGGCTTGCTCGCGCTCGAAGGCGATCGTCGCGCCCTCCGGATCGTGCTCGTCGTCGGCGTTCGAGTCGCGCGCGGCCTCGACGATGCCGTCGACCTCGCGCTGCCGGGCGACGACGTCGGAGCGGACCGCGGCGATCGCCGCGTCCAGCCGGGCCCGCGGATCCGTCGCCGCCGGGTCGCTCACCAGCCCCGCTCGCGCCACTGCGCCAGGTGCGGACGCTCGGCGCCCAGCGTCGTGTCGTTGCCGTGGCCGGGGTACACCCAGGTCTCGTCCGGCAACGCGTCGAACAGCCGGGCGACCACGCCGTCGTACAACGACGCGAACTCGGCGGGGTTCGTGGTGCGCCCCACGCCGCCCGGGAACAGGCAGTCGCCGGTGAAGACGTGCGGGTGCCCCGTCGGGTCGTCGTACACCAGGGCGATCGAGCCCGGGGTATGGCCGGTCAGGTGGATCACCCGCAGGGTGACGGCGCCCACCGCGATCTCGTCGCCGTCGCGCACCTCCGTCCGGGTCGCGACCGGGATCTCGGGAGCATCGACGGGATGGGCCACCGTGCGGGCGCCGGTAGCGGCGACGACCGGCGCGAGGGCCTGCCAGTGGTCCGGGTGCCGGTGGGTCGTCACGACCGTCGCGAGGCCACCCGCGCCGATCAGGTCCAGTACCCGGCCGGGCTCGGCCGCGGCGTCGATGAGCAGCTGGTCGCCGGAATCCCGGCAGCGCAGCAGGTAGACGTTGTTGTCGTACGGTCCGACGGCCAGTTTGGAGACCGTCAGCGCGGTCAACTCCCGGACCTGTGCAGGCCCGCCGACGTGGACGGCACCGTGGTACGTCACCTGCGGCAGGCTACCCGCTGTCCTGGCGACCGGCCGGCCGCTGTCGGACCCCGCGGTTAGCCTTGGCGTGGCCGCGACGGGTCTGCTTCCCGCCAGCCGCGCGGCCGCACCCACCGAGTCCCACCGCACCCACGAGCTTCCCCCCGAGCCCGACAAGGAACCCCTGTGGCTGACCGCCTCGTCGTCCGTGGCGCCCGCGAGCACAACCTCAAGGACGTGGGCCTCGATCTGCCCCGGGATGCCCTGGTGGTCTTCACCGGACTGTCCGGCTCGGGCAAGTCCAGCCTCGCGTTCGACACCATCTTCGCCGAGGGCCAGCGCCGGTACGTCGAGAGCCTGTCGGCGTACGCCCGGCAGTTCCTCGGCCAGATGGACAAGCCCGACGTCGACTTCATCGACGGCCTGTCGCCGGCGGTCTCGATCGACCAGAAGTCGACGTCGCGCAACCCGCGCTCGACGGTCGGCACGATCACCGAGGTCTACGACTATCTGCGGCTGCTCTACGCCCGGATCGGTCACCCGCACTGCCCGATCTGCGGTCGGCCCATCGCCCGCCAGACGCCGCAGCAGATCGTCGACCGGGTCCTTGAGCTGGACGAAGGCGCACGCTTTCAGGTGCTGGCCCCGGTGGTCCGGGAACGCAAGGGCGAGTACGCCGAGCTCTTCCGCAGCCTGCAGGCCCAAGGCTATTCACGCGCGCGCGTCGACGGCACGGTTCATCCGCTGGCCGACCCGCCCCGGCTGCGCAAGCAGGAGAAGCACACCATCGAGGTCGTGGTCGACCGATTGGCCGTCAAACCCGATGCGCGGCAACGGCTCACCGACTCCGTCGAGACGGCGCTACGACTGTCCGGCGGACTGGTCACGCTGGACTTCGTCGACCTGCCCGACGACGACCCGCACCGCGAACGGATGTTCAGCGAGCACCTGGCCTGCCTCTACGACGACCTGTCCTTCGAGGAGCTCGAACCGCGGTCGTTCTCGTTCAACTCCCCGTTCGGGGCGTGCCCGGAGTGCACCGGGCTGGGGATGCGGATGGAGGTCGACCCGGACCTTGTCGTCCCGGACCCGGACCGCAGTCTGCTCGACGGGGCCATCGCGCCGTGGTCGAGCGGAGCGACCGCGGAGTACTTCGGACGTCTGCTCGAAGCGCTGTGCGACGACCTGGGTGCGGACCTGGCAACCCCGTGGCGACAGTTGCCGGCCAAGGTCCGCAAGGCCGTGCTGCACGGGCACTCCACCCAGGTGCACGTCCGCTACCGCAACCGGTACGGCCGGGAGCGGTCGTACTACACGTCGTTCGAGGGCGTGATCCCGTTCCTGACCCGCCGGTACGCCGAGGCGGAGTCCGACACCAGCAGGGAACGGGTCGAGGGGTTCATGCGGGAGGTGCCCTGCCCCGCCTGCGGGGGATCGCGGCTGAAGCCGATCAGCCTCGCGGTCACCATCGGCGGTCGCTCGATCGCGCAGGTCGCGGCGCTGCCGATCGGCGAGTGCTCGCAGTTCCTGGGTGACCTGGACCTGAGCACCCGGGAGAAGCAGATCGCCGAACGGGTCCTCAAGGAGGTCCACGAGCGGCTGCGGTTCCTCGTCGACGTGGGCCTGCACTACCTGACCCTCGACCGGGCGGCGGGCACCCTCGCCGGCGGCGAGGCGCAGCGGATCCGGTTGGCAACCCAGATCGGCTCCGGGCTGGTCGGCGTGCTGTACGTCCTGGACGAACCGAGCATCGGCCTGCACCAGCGTGACAACCGGCGGCTCATCGAGACGCTGATCCGGCTGCGCGACATCGGGAACACGCTGATCGTGGTCGAACACGACGAGGACACCATCCGCGCTGCCGACTGGATCGTCGACATTGGGCCCGGCGCCGGCGAGCACGGCGGGCAGGTCGTGGTGAGCGGCACCGTCGACGATCTGCTGGCCGCCACCGGCTCGCTCACCGGCGACTACCTCAGCGGCCGGAGGTCGATCGAGGTACCCGCCGTACGCCGGCCGCCGACCCCCGGGCGCAGCCTCGCGATCAAGGGCGCGCGGGAGCACAACCTGCGCGACATCGACGTCGAACTCCCGCTCGGCTGCTTCGTCGCGGTCACCGGGGTGAGCGGGTCGGGGAAGTCCACCCTGGTCAACGACGTGCTCTACAACGTCCTGGCGCGGGAGCTCAACGGCGCCCGCACGGTGCCGGGCCGCCATACCCGCGTGACCGGACTGCAGCACGTGGACAAGGTGGTCCACGTCGACCAGAGCCCGATCGGCCGTACGCCGCGATCCAACCCGGCGACGTACACCGGCGTCTTCGACCACATCCGGCGGCTGTTCGCCGAGACCCAGGAGGCCA comes from the Actinomycetota bacterium genome and includes:
- the uvrA gene encoding excinuclease ABC subunit UvrA → MADRLVVRGAREHNLKDVGLDLPRDALVVFTGLSGSGKSSLAFDTIFAEGQRRYVESLSAYARQFLGQMDKPDVDFIDGLSPAVSIDQKSTSRNPRSTVGTITEVYDYLRLLYARIGHPHCPICGRPIARQTPQQIVDRVLELDEGARFQVLAPVVRERKGEYAELFRSLQAQGYSRARVDGTVHPLADPPRLRKQEKHTIEVVVDRLAVKPDARQRLTDSVETALRLSGGLVTLDFVDLPDDDPHRERMFSEHLACLYDDLSFEELEPRSFSFNSPFGACPECTGLGMRMEVDPDLVVPDPDRSLLDGAIAPWSSGATAEYFGRLLEALCDDLGADLATPWRQLPAKVRKAVLHGHSTQVHVRYRNRYGRERSYYTSFEGVIPFLTRRYAEAESDTSRERVEGFMREVPCPACGGSRLKPISLAVTIGGRSIAQVAALPIGECSQFLGDLDLSTREKQIAERVLKEVHERLRFLVDVGLHYLTLDRAAGTLAGGEAQRIRLATQIGSGLVGVLYVLDEPSIGLHQRDNRRLIETLIRLRDIGNTLIVVEHDEDTIRAADWIVDIGPGAGEHGGQVVVSGTVDDLLAATGSLTGDYLSGRRSIEVPAVRRPPTPGRSLAIKGAREHNLRDIDVELPLGCFVAVTGVSGSGKSTLVNDVLYNVLARELNGARTVPGRHTRVTGLQHVDKVVHVDQSPIGRTPRSNPATYTGVFDHIRRLFAETQEAKVRGYLPGRFSFNVKGGRCEACAGDGTIKIEMNFLPDVYVPCEVCHGARYNRETLEVHYKGRTISEVLDMPIEEALDFFEHIPPIARHLRTLVEVGLGYVRMGQSAPTLSGGEAQRVKLSAELQKRSTGRTVYVLDEPTTGLHFEDIRKLLGVLGRLVDAGNTVIVIEHNLDVIKTADWIVDMGPEGGSGGGLVVATGTPEQVALVGSSHTGSFLRDSLADRPAAAATRPAATRPAGRTAARKRRARPVA